AGCATCAAATCTAGGGCAACTTTATCTTTTGGACAGATCTCTAAAACCCTCCACAAATATTTTTCCGAATTTTTAAGATCCTTTAACTCAAAATAGCTTTTTGCCAATACTAGATAAAGTTTTGATGAGTTTTTATACTTTGTAGATAAGAGTAGATGGTTTGCACTTTTAATTGCCTCTTTATACTTCTTCAATCGATATAGTGTTTTAACTTTCCAAAAATGATCTTCGTCTTTATCGCCAATTTCAATAGCCTTTTGAAAAAATTTTAACGCCTTTAAATACATCTTTTGTTTATAAAATATCTCTCCATATAGAGTATATGGCCTTGAGTCTACTTCGTTGATTGTTGAAATACTCTTTTTGATAAAAACTGTAGCAAGCAGCAAATCATTCTCTTCAAAGGCTTTTTTAGCTTTCAAGTAGTTTGTAAGAGACAATATTTTTGTTCTCTTTGGCATACTAAAAAGTTTTTTCTCTTCGGCTTGAACCAAAAAGTACCATATTCCGTCGTCTAAAGAGTTAAATCTAACCTCTTTTTTTGAACTAGAAATAACTCTACCAGGCAATGTAAAAAATTTATCCCTACTTGCTATAACTCTAAAACTTTTATAAGGACTTATCCAGCTAAGAGTAATAACGCCTTCTTTATTTCTATTTATTCTAAGACCTTCAACAGCTTTTGGTAATGGACTCTTTTTAAAGCCTTTTTGAGTGTAGATAACTCCTTCATTTTGTTTTACCTTTAAATCTTTTGAAGCTACCGCACCTTTATATACGCTAACGGAAGTCTCTTTCTCATCAACGATCGTCTCAAATTCGGTTCCAAGATTTTGCCAAACACTTTTTTTAGTATAAACCGTTACCGGATTTGAGGCGGTCGTTAGATAAAGATTGGCTTTATCTAAGGATATCTCTGTTCTCGTTTTTGTATTGAAAAGATTTTTGTAAGCAAAAATTTCGTATCTATCGTTTTTATAAAAACGTGCGACCAAATCATTTTCCAGATGCAAAACTATCTGTTCGCCGGATGCTTTTACATCAATCTTTTGAGGTACTAGACAGTAGTAATAGTCTAAACCAAAAAGTACCGCTACACTTGCAGCGGCCAAAATGGCAGATAGGCGTTTTATTTTTATCTGTTTTGATATATTTGGAAGATAGATGTAAAACGTTGTTCCAACATCCGGTTTGCTTTGAAGTTCAAGCCTGCCTCCAAAACTCTCGATTACCCGTTTGCTCATAGTAAGGCCAAGACCTGTTCCGGAATTTTTCTCAGATGTGCTAAAGTATTTATCAAAGATTTTGACCGCTTCCTCTTGCGTTAACCCTTTTCCGGTATCCTCTATCTTCAATAACCACCACGATTTGTATTTTACGATAGATATAGCTACTTTTCCATCTTTTTTGTTGTATTTGACCGCGTTATGAACTATATTGAAAAGAGCCTTTTTAAGCCAAAGTCTATTGGCTATAATCTTAGTTTCATTAGAATCGCTAAATATGAAAAGTTTAACTTTTTGGACTTGTAAATCCGGTTCAAGCTCATATTTAATTTCGTAAAAAAGCTTAACAATATCTATAGACTCTTGTTTTAATCTTCTGTTTTGTTTAAATCGCTGCAACTCTATAAAATCTTGAAGCATATCTATTGTTTTCTCTACAGATAATAGCGCATTTTTTAGAAGTTTCTCTTTTTCTAACCGATCTTCAATCACATTGTTTATAAGTAGGCTTAAGCTAAAACGTATAGTTCCGAGTTTATTTTTAATGTCGTGATAAAAAGCGCTGGCAAAAGATTGAGTTTTTTTCAGCACGATATTACCTTATAGATATTTATACTCATTATCGTAAAGTTACGGTTTTTTTTTATTTAATATGAATTATTTAATACAAAATTTGATAAAGATGCGGTTAAAAAACTTAACCGCCATCTTTGATTTTTACTATTTTGTAAAAAGTTGCGCTTCTACTCTTCTATTTTTAGCTCTACCGCTTTCAGTATCGTTACTTGCAATAGGTTTTTCTTCACCATAACCTACATAAGTAAGTCTATCTGCTTCCACTCCAAATTTTATCAACATATCATATACTGATTTGGCTCGTTGCAAGGATAATTTTTTATTATATCTATTTGAGCCTTTGTTATCGGTATGTCCTTGGATCTCGGCTTTGTATGTTCTATTTTCTTTCATAAACTCGGCAAACTCTTCTATTTTAGATAGATATTTGGATTTGATTTTTGCGCTATTGAAATCAAAATTTATCATAAAGTTATATACTATAGGACAACCTTGTTGATCCACATCAAAGCCTTCTGGAGTATCCAAACACTTATCTTTAAAATCTGGAACACCGTCATTATCACTATCTACACAACATCCATTCTCATCAACTTTTGCTCCTTTTGGAGTATTAGGACACTTATCTTTAAAATCCACTACACCGTCATTATCGCTATCTAAACAGCAACCATTCTCATCAACTTCAACTCCCACCGGAGTAGCAGGACATCTATCTTTATAATCGTACACTCCGTCTTTATCGCTATCCGGAGGACATCCATCAGGACCAACCTTTATTCCAAACGGAGTATTAGGACATAAATCGTCACTATCGACAACTCCGTCTTTATCGCTATCTTCCGGTTTTACAATAGGCTTAGGAGCAGATTTAGGTTCGTATCCGAATGGTATCGATAAACCGGCACTTACGATAAAGTCGTTAGTGGCATTCTCAAAATCTCTAAGAAATTTCCCTTCCAACAAAAATTGCAGATGTTGAGTTATATCTGTTTTAAAACCTATTCCGGCTTGAGCAACAATGCCGCTTTTAGCATTTTGCAACTCTCTTTCAAAATCCTGATATCCTAACCCGGTTATTAGATAAGGAGTATATTCTTTGTTAGAATCTATTTCGTAAAATGCGTTAATAAAATATCTATCTATATCGGTTTTAGCGCTTATATTTTCAAATTTGGCATTATTAGTTTTCATATATCCTAAACCCGCCATCCAATTATGTGATAACCTTTTATTTGCTCTAACGCCAAACGTTTTAAGGTGTTCCTCCAATACGCTATCCTCTCCTGTAAACTCGACGGAACCTATTGTTTGCAGTTCATAATTGTAAGTATCGGCAACCATACCGCTACATAAAATATGCAATACTCCGGCAAAAAAGAGTGTTTTTTTCATTTTTATAACCCCCATTTTTTTCAAAATATTGTACTTTATGTAGATGATATGAAAATGACAGATTTTAGAGGGTTATAATATAGCGTATCCGATCTCTCGTTTGGATACAATGACATTTGATTCTTGTAGTTTTTTTCTTAGTCTATTAACTAGAGCGGCAACGGTATTGTTTGGAACACTCTCTTCCCAAACATACTCTGCAATAGTTTGCGGGGACAAAAATCTTCCTTTATTTCGAAGCAAAAATTCTAACAGTTTTGTTTCAGTGCGGCTTAAAACAACAGGAGTGTAGGAGTTATAAAGCATTCTTGCGCTCCAATCGTAATAATATCTATCTCCAAAATGTTGGAGATTTTTTTGCAATAGTTTAAAAATACGATTTACTCTTAAAAGAAGCTCCTCCGGATTGAAAGGTTTTTTTATAAAATCTTCAGCTCCAAGTTCAAAAGAGGTTCTGATATTTTCTATTTCAGTATGTCCGGAAATTATTAAAATCTTTGACTCTTCTTTTATTTGAGGAAAAGACTTAAGCATTTTAAGAGCGTTTCCATCCGGTAAAGATATATCCAAAATTATCAAATCTATAGGCTTTATAGAATCTATTTGTTTTATAAACATATCAATAGTATCAAAATTATATACCGTATGTCCATTTGCTTCAAGCAATAGTTTTATAGCGTAACTTAACCCAGCTTCATCTTCTAGTATTACAATTTTCATAAATCAGCGACCTTACTTAAGTTATTCGAAAAGTAAATTAATCTAAAAAAGCAAAGCTAAGGAAAATATTAAATTTATATAACTTTTTCATCATTTTTTACTGTTAAGACCTTAAAAAATCACAAATTTGAACGGATAAAAGTAGTTTTTATAAATATTTTATTATACAACATTTGATTACAAAACGATTTATAGTATTTGCAACAAAATGTTTTTTTTATAGATAATTATTACATTTTGTAAATACGCATAACCCGGATTTTGCAATAAAAATTGTTTCTCTACGCTTTTGTTTGAGATTTAGAGGCCTTTTAAAATTTCTAGCTCTTTCTACTCTGGAGTAAGTCAAAAAATTTTTGATTGCCAAAAACCTGGTGTTTAGTGCTAATGTGATAAAGTCTATTGTAAAATCCAGGTTTAAAATAATTTATCTCAAAATTTTAAAATAACTACTTTTTAGAACCGCATACATAAGTAATGTTACTTATCACTTTTGCCCAGTGGGGAGTGTTTGGCGGAGAGTTTAGTCTATCTCCAGGACCTAGCAAAAACTCTGCTTCATCATTAGCTATAACTATCTCTCCCTCAATGACCCATCTAACCTCATCGTAAGGATGGGTATGTGTAGGATAAAAGGTTCCTTTCGTATCTCTCCAGACAAAAATATTAAAATACCCTTCATCTTCTAAAATCTTTTTTACTTCTTCAACATCTGTTATACCAGTTTTTTCACATCTCATCTTAAAAACTCTCTGCCACAATTTTTACAAAACCAGTTTGGCGCATCCACGCTTCTAGAAACACCACCTATTTTTATCTCTCCTAATTTCTCTTTTTCAAGAAGCTCTTCGCTCACCTCAAAACCGTAAACTATAGGGACAACAAACTTGTTGGTTCTGCACTCTTTGCACCTTGGTCTAAAAGATTTTCTTCTGTTGTTTCTTTTAGAGGGTTCTTCCCAGGGAAACACGAAATCTCCTATCTAGAATAATCATAAAGTCTGTTTTTAAGCTCTTCTACCAAAGGATCGCCGCTTTTTACTTTTTGGTAAACAATATCTTTAACTCTTGAAAAAGGTATTTTGTAAAAACTCTCTATAGTTTTTTTATCAAGTTCTATTACTGACCCGGCTAGTGATAGACCTATAAAAAAACCTTTACTTCTTGAGTAGGAGTAAATCTCTGACTGCAGTTTCGCATCAGTCGCAGCTGCAGCAGATCTCCCTACCGGTCCGGCTGCTATCGATGCATCAGCTCCCAATGTTATCTTTTTTTCCAAAAGTTCATTTATACTCTCTTTGGTTTTAAAAACAAGTATAATATCTATCGACTGAGCGCCTATCTGCCACCCTAAACTTCCTCCTTTTAACTCTATAAAAAGAGGATCACTCCATCTTCCCATACTATCTTTTATAAGCAAAACACCTTTTCCATATCTGCCTCCTATTATGAAACCGGCCTTCAATACTTTCGGAATTATAGCAATTGCTTCAGCATCAGAAAAAAGCTCTCTTGAAACCCCTTCTTCCGGAATCACCATAAATCTATCCAAAACATTTATCGACTCCATAATTTCCTCTCTTTCGGAGGAAGCAAAAAGTGAGATTGTAAAGAGTGCAAACAACATAAAAATATATCTTTTCATTTCAATACCTTTTTTATAGATTATACTTTAATTTTTGATATAATTAAAAAAAACAAAGGACTAAAAAGATAAAAAAAGAGTTTTTAAAATTTTACAACAACTTCAAAAGAGAAGAGATAGAAAAAGCTATTGAGTTTTACTCCGTATTTGGTGGTGTACAGGATTTTTTCAAACTCGATTTCGAAGATGAGATATTTTCCCAAATCGAAGAAAAAATCTTAAAAAACTTCAAAGAGATAAAAAACAAGCTAATAAAATCTAAACATCTATCTACAAACGAACTCCTATCCATTTTTGCTATAGGTGACAGAAAAATAAACAGCGCTGTTAAAAAGGCAAGTTTAAGTGACTTTGAGGCAAAAAATAAAATAGAGTCTTTGATAAAAAATAAAATAGTTAAAAAAGAGTATTCTAGGGAAAAACCTATAAAAAAAAGCCATCCAAAACAGAAACTGAAAAAAAATCTAAGAAAATACAGAATTTCACATAAGATCAGATTTGAAAAACCTTTTTTTAGATTTTGGTTCAGATATATAGAACCAAATATTAACGATTTGGAAGAGAATAATTTCGAAAAAGTTTTAAAGCTTATCCAAAGCGATTTTGAAAATTTTGTTTCACTAACTTATGAAGAACTATCAAACGAACTTATAAAAGATAGATTTACAAACATCCTCTCAACCGGCAGCTACTGGGATATAAAAATAGAACTTGATATCTTAACAGCTTTGGAAGACGGCAAAATTGTGGTTGGTGAATGCAAATGGAAAAACAGCAAAATTTGCAAAAAAACTCTTACGTCTTTGCAAAAAAAATGTAAAGTGGCAAACATTGAAGCGGACTTTTTCGCCCTTTTTTCAAAAAGCGGCTTTAGCAACGAACTTCTAAAAAACAGAGATAAAAATATCTTGCTTTTTGATCTAGAAGACCTAAAAGAGTGGGCTGGAAGAGAAGCCCCATATAGAAAAAAAGAAAAAATCCCATACTCTTTTGAGTTTTGATTTTATTGAACATGATTAGTGAGTAGAGTATGATATTTGGTTATTGGTAATTGGTATATTGGTAATTGGTGTATTGGCAAAAAAATTATTCTACCAATATACCAATACACTAATATATTATACTTAACTACGCAACATAAACCCCTTCAATCTTTGATAACTCTTTGACTAAATCGCTGTTTACATAAACGTTAGACTCAATCTCTACTTCTTGAAGTTTTGAAGTGATTATAAGCTTCAAAGGCCTTCTTCCAGGATGGTTTTGAGCTATTCTGTAAAGTTCTTCTAGAAGATGAAGTTCATGTGTTAGCTCTAATTTTATAACAAGAGGCTCTTCATATTTTTCTTCTATTTTCGTATCGACTCTCTCTCCTTTTGCCTCTTCCAAAGTCATTATCTTATCACATCTGATTCTTGTAAAATCACCATCTTTCGTAATATAAGCTTTAAAAGCTATTGGACGCTCTATATCCATATTTTCAAGCTGTTCTAATTTGTCTGAAAAGAGCATAAGTTCAATGTTACCGTGTAGGTCCATGATATTTACAATACCAAACTTGTTTCCTTTTTTGCTGATTTTGGTTTTTACCTCTTCCACTTTACCTACAAAAAGTGCATCACTGCCATCTGCAATATTTTCAAGATCACTTGAAAGCGTATAATTTATCTTTTCAAGCTCTTCTCTAAAATTATCTAAAGGATGTCCCGATACGTAAAATCCTAAAGTCTCTTTTTCAAGTTCCAAAATGGTTTTTAGTTCAAACTCTCCTAAGTCTTCAAGCTCTATCTTGATGGCAGTCATCTCTTCCATATCCCCAAAAAGAGAGTTTTCCGCCATCTTTTTCGCTCTTGCTATCTCGTGGCTAGTATCTACTATCTTTTCGATATTGTGAAGCAGTGTCTTTCTGCTATATCCAAAAACATCCATAGCTCCGGATTTTATCAAAGACTCTATAACCTTTTTGTTAACTTTTGATGGGTCAATTTTGTGTAAAAAGTCATCAAGATCATTAAAGCCGTTTTCTTCTCTCGCTTCGAGTATGGATAACACGGCACTTTCACCTACTCCTTTAATCGCACCTAGTCCAAACAAAATCACATCTTCACCATCAATCTTTGTGGCGCTAAACTCTAATGAAGACTTTTTTATGTCAGGAGGTAAGAGTTTGATTTTGAGTCTTTTGACCTCATCCACATATTTAACAATTTTATCAGTATTATCTTGTTCACTGGTCAAAAGTGCAGCCATAAACTCTTGAGGATAGTAGGCTTTGAGAAATGCAGTCTGAAAAGTTATCATCGCATAAGCCGCCGAGTGGGATTTGTTGAACCCATATCCGGCAAATTTTTCTATAAGCTCGAACAATACACGACTTTTTTCGGGAGCAAATCCTCTCTCACTGGCACGTTTGACAAAATCTTTTTTGTACTCTTCCATCAAATTTTTTTTCTTTTTACCCATAGCTCGGCGGATAATATCTGCTTCGCCAAGGCTAAATCCGCCGATAATCTGCACTATCTGCATAACCTGTTCTTGATAAACGATCATCC
This Nitrosophilus labii DNA region includes the following protein-coding sequences:
- a CDS encoding ATP-binding protein; amino-acid sequence: MLKKTQSFASAFYHDIKNKLGTIRFSLSLLINNVIEDRLEKEKLLKNALLSVEKTIDMLQDFIELQRFKQNRRLKQESIDIVKLFYEIKYELEPDLQVQKVKLFIFSDSNETKIIANRLWLKKALFNIVHNAVKYNKKDGKVAISIVKYKSWWLLKIEDTGKGLTQEEAVKIFDKYFSTSEKNSGTGLGLTMSKRVIESFGGRLELQSKPDVGTTFYIYLPNISKQIKIKRLSAILAAASVAVLFGLDYYYCLVPQKIDVKASGEQIVLHLENDLVARFYKNDRYEIFAYKNLFNTKTRTEISLDKANLYLTTASNPVTVYTKKSVWQNLGTEFETIVDEKETSVSVYKGAVASKDLKVKQNEGVIYTQKGFKKSPLPKAVEGLRINRNKEGVITLSWISPYKSFRVIASRDKFFTLPGRVISSSKKEVRFNSLDDGIWYFLVQAEEKKLFSMPKRTKILSLTNYLKAKKAFEENDLLLATVFIKKSISTINEVDSRPYTLYGEIFYKQKMYLKALKFFQKAIEIGDKDEDHFWKVKTLYRLKKYKEAIKSANHLLLSTKYKNSSKLYLVLAKSYFELKDLKNSEKYLWRVLEICPKDKVALDLMLRLQKQKGDKFLIKTFEELLRNGYDY
- a CDS encoding OmpA family protein, translated to MKKTLFFAGVLHILCSGMVADTYNYELQTIGSVEFTGEDSVLEEHLKTFGVRANKRLSHNWMAGLGYMKTNNAKFENISAKTDIDRYFINAFYEIDSNKEYTPYLITGLGYQDFERELQNAKSGIVAQAGIGFKTDITQHLQFLLEGKFLRDFENATNDFIVSAGLSIPFGYEPKSAPKPIVKPEDSDKDGVVDSDDLCPNTPFGIKVGPDGCPPDSDKDGVYDYKDRCPATPVGVEVDENGCCLDSDNDGVVDFKDKCPNTPKGAKVDENGCCVDSDNDGVPDFKDKCLDTPEGFDVDQQGCPIVYNFMINFDFNSAKIKSKYLSKIEEFAEFMKENRTYKAEIQGHTDNKGSNRYNKKLSLQRAKSVYDMLIKFGVEADRLTYVGYGEEKPIASNDTESGRAKNRRVEAQLFTK
- a CDS encoding response regulator transcription factor; this translates as MKIVILEDEAGLSYAIKLLLEANGHTVYNFDTIDMFIKQIDSIKPIDLIILDISLPDGNALKMLKSFPQIKEESKILIISGHTEIENIRTSFELGAEDFIKKPFNPEELLLRVNRIFKLLQKNLQHFGDRYYYDWSARMLYNSYTPVVLSRTETKLLEFLLRNKGRFLSPQTIAEYVWEESVPNNTVAALVNRLRKKLQESNVIVSKREIGYAIL
- a CDS encoding cupin domain-containing protein, producing the protein MRCEKTGITDVEEVKKILEDEGYFNIFVWRDTKGTFYPTHTHPYDEVRWVIEGEIVIANDEAEFLLGPGDRLNSPPNTPHWAKVISNITYVCGSKK
- a CDS encoding lipid-binding SYLF domain-containing protein, translated to MKRYIFMLFALFTISLFASSEREEIMESINVLDRFMVIPEEGVSRELFSDAEAIAIIPKVLKAGFIIGGRYGKGVLLIKDSMGRWSDPLFIELKGGSLGWQIGAQSIDIILVFKTKESINELLEKKITLGADASIAAGPVGRSAAAATDAKLQSEIYSYSRSKGFFIGLSLAGSVIELDKKTIESFYKIPFSRVKDIVYQKVKSGDPLVEELKNRLYDYSR
- a CDS encoding DUF234 domain-containing protein, encoding MIKNKIVKKEYSREKPIKKSHPKQKLKKNLRKYRISHKIRFEKPFFRFWFRYIEPNINDLEENNFEKVLKLIQSDFENFVSLTYEELSNELIKDRFTNILSTGSYWDIKIELDILTALEDGKIVVGECKWKNSKICKKTLTSLQKKCKVANIEADFFALFSKSGFSNELLKNRDKNILLFDLEDLKEWAGREAPYRKKEKIPYSFEF